TTCGTTGCTTTGCATAATTGGGTATTGTATAACTAAATATGAGAAAACACTGCAGTCAGCTGGCACTCCACGGTGACACATTTGTGCACAATACACAGTAGCAATGCTAgttggaggggtggggggtgttttGCACATTGATAATATAACACTGTCACAATGAACTCTCCGGCAGCTTGAGATGGtctttttcaaatgttgtgATCCACTTTATTTAATAgatattaattactttttaacTACTTTGAGGCTGTTAATATTTGCTTTAATGGATCGGTTGCTTCTGTATTAAGTGTCGGCACAGTATCTATGCTAATAATGTGTAAAAAgtctttaatgtgtttatgcACTTAAAATAAATCTTGACCTTACTAATAATTTTACACAAACTCACTATTTCAGAACACACAACTGGGCTCTGCAAATCATACGAAGACAAGCACTCCGCGCTGCAAGGCAAACTAAGAGAGACGAGTCTGAGATGTAAGTCATTCTGTCCGCCTTGTCCTTGTCAAAAGAGGAAGACCAAAATaactgatgatgagagctgttCTCTGTGAAGTTGCTGACTGAGAGATGGCATCAATTCTGCCCTGTAATGAATTTCAGTGGGCCGACTGGAGGCGGTGTCCTGGCGCGTTGACTACACTCTGAGCTCCAGTGAGCTGAGGGAGGTGAATGAACCAATGATTCAGCTTAAACTGCAGACACACGGAGCAGAGTCGGCCTCAACAGAGACCACTGTTGTTTCCGTTTCTGCAGACAAGTTGAGAGTCCTGCTTGCAGGTTAGTTCTGCGTCATGTCAAATTGAAGTTATTTTCTCATAGTACGTccatttgtaaacatgttttattggtCAGAATTATTGTGTGATGAAttctttcctctgtgtgtttctacAGAGCTCAAACAAGCCCAGACAAGGATGAATGCACTACAATGAAGAGTGGACAGTGAAGTTAGACCTCGATGTCTGATTGACAGTCGGACACAAATGATGCTGTTTAAAAGTGCCATACTTACATCTTTCCATTTTTTAGAtgaatttattatttcaaaggTCATGTGAATGGCTCATTCCTTATTTGTATTGACTGATATTTAGTTGTATTTTTCTACCACGTTAGTAATAATAATTGGTGGAAATGTGTCCAGACTGAACAAGAATTCTGAATGGActgtttttgtaaaataattgtatattgGTTCCCATGTTTTGCTTTGAATCATGATTATAATTTGTGTTTGACCTTCTTGTGCTcataaaatgtgtaatatgtgtatCATTACCGGTTTCTGCAAAGCTTAcatatcccagcatgcattggggCTGTACTGTTTgctcatgttgtgttttctataTTGCATTTGCTTGAAAATTCATTCAATGAGTTGAAAAACAGCGAAAAATATTCACTGAGATGAGTAACACGTGCGATGATTATAAATAACGAGCGTGCGTGAGCATGTAGATCACGCGATATTTTCAAACAGTCTATGGTGTCAAATGTTGACGCATGGTTATAACATGGTTGGCAATTCGGGGAAAGGGGATAGTTCATATTCCAACGTagtaggtggcggtaatgcaccctTGACGCTGGTTTCCACCCGCTATTaaaccgaagaagaagaagagtgtttAGTAACACATGTTGTGAAAGCGTTTTTGTCAGTGCTTTTGTTTGCACAGTGCAGAGAGTAGAGAAACACGACAAACTCCCTCAGTTATGTGATTAGTTTAAGTCTTTTAACGAGTTTATCAACGGCGTGGTCTATTTCCATTTTGGGGTGAGTTGTTTTGCTCCCTGATGTTCCTCGTAACTCAATGAAAACACCCACTTGTTATAACCTACTTAGCTTTTTTATAGTTTCCTCGTAAGGACCGGtgcaaaacagaaacacactgacTGACAAAATACACCCAGCCAGGACGCGCATGATATGTGGAGGTGGCGTGGTGTGCATGGGTTTTCCGTTTGTTTGGTTGTAGGATGTGTGCAGAGAGGTCACAAGTCCACCTaacacacacccctcctctttaaaaaaaaaaccaaaaaacaattAGAATCACTTAGATTTTTACTTTTCTATTGCTTAAGTTAACTGTTCCTTTATGCctgcacattttatttccctAAGAACAAGGACTATGAATGCTGTTTCAAAGCTGTCTCTTCACTTGTAATTATAATGTCCATTACAGGTAGCTACATCTCTTGGTGCTATGTTTTGTGATGCCACTTTATTCTTTGCAGAACAGCTCAATTTGTGTGAACAAAATGCCAGAGGGACCAGAGCTCCACCTGGCCAGCCTTTACGTCAACGCAATGTGTGCAGGAGTGGTGTTCACTGGACCGGTCACAAAATCTGAGGTCAGCAAGAGTCCTGATGTGCCCTTCACCTGTGAGGCCTATCGCATTAGTGCCACTTCCAGAGGGAAGGAAGTGAAACTTACGCTGACGCCCATGAAGAGTGATGATTCAAAAAACAGAGTGAAGCCAGGACAAGCTGACCAGCCCATGGAGATAGTTTTTCGCTTTGGGATGTCGGGCTATTTCCGCTTCGCCACAGAGGATGAGCTGCCCAAACATGCCCATCTGCGTTTTCACTCCAAAGAGAAGCCCTGCAGAGTGCTGAGCTTTGTGGATACCCGCAGGTTTGGCAGCTGGCAACCCAATGGGACGTGGCAGCCTGACAGAGGGCCTTGTATCATGTTTGAGTACGAAAGCTTCAGGTTAGTAAGGCTGAGACTGTAACTTGAGTCACCTGCTCAATCAAAGTATCACTGTCACGCTGACCAGTTAATACCTTTGCAGGGAGAAGATAGTGTCACACCTGTCTGACCGTGCCTTCGACAGGCCCATCTGTGAAGCTCTGCTCAATCAGAAGTACTTCAACGGTATCGGGAACTACCTGAGGGCTGAAATCCTTTTCAGGTGATACACTTCAAACAACCCTCACAACTATCAACTGACACATTATACGGTTATGTTTTTGTAATGCTCCAATACTGACCTCATTTAGTCGATTGGGAATCAGCCATGACATATACCGGTTTAGGCATATTAAATATAGGCATGtaactaacaattatttgaaTTCTGTAATCTGAAATCATTTCCCATGAAAATGTCAGCctcaaattactttttttcccaACCAGTTTAAAACCCCAACATATTCAGTTTCAATAATCaaataagacaaaaaaacagcacatcTTTACATTTGAGAAGGTGGAACcagacatttttgtttaataaaaaatgtcttgttGACGGAAAAGGCACTCCAGGGCTCAGTGTCGGCAGAGCACTGGATTGACCTCAAAGGGAAGTTGAGGTTGTACGCACACTGGATGACAGAAGCATCTTGGAAAGATCctatatttaaaacacaaaacatgggTCACAGAGTCCACGATGAGAGTGTTAAGGTTTAAATTATTCATGCCgatacaaaacaatacaaccTCTTTTTCCAAGGTCATTATAAAGTCGTGTTTCCTCTTGCAGCTACATTTCAGATTTATTCAGACATATACAGCTATGAAACTTGTGGAATAGCAAGCACTGCCATTGGATTGGTATTTTGTAATTGACAGATAACCTGTGTTGAGTAATCAGAATAAGCATTCTGAGAAAATGTTGGATCAGTGCATCCCTAAGAATGATGTAAACAGTATTTACTCATTTACAGGGAGACAACACATATTACTATGGATGTTCTCAAATGGCTAGTTTGCATCTGTAGTAACTTgctaggtgtaactcatggctATGAAGaacaaaaagtgaaagaaagccTGGGACAGAGAAACCTTGACTAACAATAGGTCTACTAGAAATGAAACATACAATCAGCAAGAAGGCAACAGGGAGTAGCTTTGCTTTAGTTCTGGTTTATTACAAGGATGCAAGAAACAAGGTCAGACGAAAAACACTACTAAAAGGTTTCTTTTGTCTCTCACAAGTGTTATTCTGGTTTGAAGAAAAAGGCCgattgtatgttttgttttgttcaccaAAACACAGAACCGGTTCTCATGAGACTCACGGTCTGTTTACCTCCCAGATATGGTTTCTTGGTTTCTTACATCCAGCACACTGATTCAGGCACACTTGAAAACAAGTGTTCTGTTTCACAAAAGAATTGGTTCATCTTTTTTCAGGTTGAACATCCCACCGTTTGTGCCCGCCAGGACCATATTGGAAGGCCTGAAGTCAGAAGATGTATTTGAAAACAAGAAGGCTGTGAATAATGAGATCATAGACACAAAGGTGAGAGAGTCGAGACAGACATTCACATTTTTCAGATCATTAGTCACTTAACAATCACCGCTTTACATTTTCTAACCCTGCCTCTTTCTTTGTTCTGTGCACAAGACCTCAGACGGATCTAAACAGAAACAAGTGGAAGGAGAGCCGGGTGACCTGCTCCGACTGTGTCACACAGTACCGCTAGAGGTGGTGAACCTAGGTGGGTCATTTTGAGTGAAACACGCATTCATAATGATTTCATTCAGAGATAACACATTGCATTTCCAGTGAAATAAGGTTTTAACGCATTTTGTTTTCCTAGGTGGGAAGGGCTACGATCCCCAGAAGGCGGACTACTCTGACTTTAGGGCGTGGCTGCAGTGTTACTTTGTGGATGGAATGCAATCGATACGGGACCACAATGGCAGAACTATGTGGTTCAAAGTGAGTTAATGGGAAAATCCTGTATTTTAAACTCTCCGGTACAATTTGATATGTCACTGACACAAATATGTACGGTTCTAATTTCAGGGAGATCCAGGCCCCATGAGACCTAAAGGTACTCTACATAGCTTGAGAACTTCCGCTGAAATGTATCTGAGAATATTCGATGAATAAACTGATCCGTATGTTTTTCCACCCAATAGATTCAAAAGCACCCAAGGCCAAAAagagagcagagaaagaagacGACCACGAttacacagaaaagaaaaaggtaacgAATCCCTTTTACGTTTTGCTTAAAGTAATGAACTTCAGACATAACTCTTAACACAAGTTTGATTTCATTAGGCGGTTAGGAGTCGCTCTGTAAACGCATCAAAGAAGAAGAACGCGATCAAACGGGAAACTGTGACCAACacaccaaagaaagaaaaggatgcACCCTCAAATGAAACGGTGTCCAAGAGACGACGAGAAGTAAACACACCTCAACAGGAAAGGGGAGAAACTGCACGTAGGAAGAAAAACAGCAGTGCAGAGCCAACGACAGGTGAGCTTATAAACTTctcaaaatgatcaaataaatctACTGGGGTACTactggaaagaaaacaacagcatTGTATCTCATAGTCGTCCTTGTTGCAGGTCCACAGAGGCGTAGTGAGAGAGTGACCAGGCAGAACagtacacacaaataaaaaggaggCACCACTGTATGGGATGTATGTTTTTATActgcaacattgtttttaataaaacgtgtttttaatACAAGTTCTGAAACTTTGTATTGATTTGATGCAAAGTAATTACTTTATGTGTCACATTGTCATCCAAGAGTAGCTCAAACTGATGCCCTCCATTTGAAGTCTTCGAATAAGCTGCAACACCAGGTGATACATCTTCTAGCATTTAACTAGTTTCTACTTTTAGGATTTAGAACTTGTGACTACCCTGAGATTTGGTTACCAGCTGTGTCTTTTACAAGATGAGGAGAAGTGACACAATTTGGAAGGGGCTGAAGTTCAGAGTGATTCCCTCTGACGTAATGTGTGCTGGCCGAGTGAGGTCTTGTCTCTCCAGGAAATCACAACTGAAAGGCGAAAAAAAAGTTCTTAGTAGATAATACAACATTAAAAGATGCCGGAAACATATAAATACTCACTGCCAGGCTTCCCGGACTGGAAGGGTGGCACAGAGAGTTGCAGTCACGCTGCTCCCATGTGACTCATACAGTCGGACTACGAGTGATCCTTTCCTGTCCTCAGCCTGTCACGGGAAACACAGTAAACGGCCATTAGTGGGCTGAGTGGTTTAAGTAAAGCCAGGTCAAGCTTAGCATTTAATGGGATACCTGTTTAATGGTCTCAAGGATGACCGCTGCACTGTTGACGGAAAAGGCACTCCAGGGCTCAGTGTCGGCAGAGCACTGGATTGACCTCAAAGGGAAGTTGAGGTTGTACGCACACTGGATGACAGAAGCATCTTGGAAAGATcctatatttaaacacaaaacatggGTCACAGAGTCCACGATGAGAGCGTTAAGGTTTAATGAGAAGAGTTCAATCCTACCCGCGTGTGGCATGACTGCATAGGTGAAATGATGAGTCCCCATGTCGGCATTGACATCTGGTGCCTTAGGTGCTCTCAGTCTGTGACAGAGACGTATGCTGTTAGATGCAGGGATTATTTACATGTGGTGAAACTGACTTGTAAAGTGGGAAAACCTCACAGGGACAAAGTCATCGTGTTCTTGTGGACTGAATAGCCATATTTGCAATCATTCAGCAGCGCGACCCCGAAGCTGTGCTCCGACAAATCGGCCCATTTGTGACCCCAAACCTGAGAAGGACGCCATGATGAAAAACAGCAACGGCAATACAAAGCATTTCAACAGCATTATTTGTGTTATGACAGCATTGCTGACATATGTTGTCCTTAAGTTGAACATCGTCCTACTCATACAGTTTATTCCGGTGTTGTACCTCAAATCTGGCCCAGTCCCATGAAGTGTTCCTGTGTGTGGGTCTCTGCAGATGGCCAAACTGGATCTCGTATGTAGCATTGGGGCTGTGGACTCGCACTGGGAATTCCACCTTCAGAAACTTGTGTGACTCTGCCCACTTCACCTGAAATTTAATGGATGCAACACACTGGGTATTTCTTGGGTTTTGAAGAATGTGTCAACTGTTGGATCAGTGATTCTCCAGATCTCATAAATGTTATGgaatgttttgtactatctggaacttgagtctgaaataaaagtttgattgttATACCTCCGTGTTGAATTTGATGTAAGGACACATGGCGTCCATGACAATCTCCTGTGTGATAGTGCTCTTATCACTAATCCTGAGTGTGAAGCTGACACTGCCTCTGAGCCCACCTGAGGACACCACACGAGGCGGCTGCACCACCTCCAGAACGGCTTCCTACGGGGTCAATCCTGCAGTTAGGGTCACCTGCAAATACTATGTGTATCAAGATGGCAAAAGATGTATGCAACAGTAATGACTGACACCTTGTCTGCAGGTGGTAGTCCATTACATCCCAAGCATCCCAGTACAGAGGGACATCATCAAACATGATAAACTGGTTCCCATGACAGCTGTCAGAAATGGCTTCTCTGAAACCAACCAAGTGGTGAGACAGATGTTAATTCAGTAAAAAGTATTCAGTGTGTAATTGGTCATAGAAAATGTGGCCACGTGATCCGACCGTACCTGTTAGCATTGATCAAATACAGCGACGCCAAAGTGCCATCTTTGTTTACAACAGTCTGTAAAATCCCGTTCTCCATGAGGATGGTGCCGTCGGCCTGTACATTACACACCACAGTAAGCCAAATTAAATAACAACATagctaaattaattaaatgctCTATATTAGTACGTACTTGAGAAGTGACAGAGACTGCAGCCACAGGCTGTGTGTCTTCGACGGGGGACAAACCGAGGCTGGGAACTCTCACCAGAACTGCAGTACAACAGATACCACAGAACATCAAATATGCAGctgtacttttttattattgtaaatatttaaacataccAAGTCTATCAGCGCCAGCTGGACTCTGGATGACTTCATGGCGCTCCATGGCAGAGAGTTGAACACACCAGTGGAGTTGCCTTTTGAGCCCCAGGGCTCCTAAGGCATCATGTAGCAGTGCAGCGCCATTCCTGGCGGATATCTGATACACAGCACggcattctttttattttggaaagcAATCCATGAATATGGCTGTGGTTTTAATGGACATACAACTGTACCTTCATAATATCTGAGTGCATCCTCCACAACCATCTCTATACAGCTGCCGGAATCACGTCGTGGAATTGATTTAGTAGAAGCAGCCTGAAAGGGAAAATTCAAAGAAACCATTTTCATATAATGCAACAACAGAGGCCATTAATGTATTAATCATCAaactttaatgtgtgtgtctggaccTCCAGAGCTCCTGCAGTTTTTCCACAGGATACTGAAAAGTCCTGTTCCGACACAGAGCCAAGCTGCTGGCTATCTCAATGTCATGAAGCAACGCCTCACACTGCCGGTTCCCTCGTTTAATCTGGAAGAGAACATAACTGCACTTAAtcaaacagcacacacattaTCCAATAGTCCTTTTATTGGTTTTATTGATGTATATTTCCTGAACATGTACAACCTTTTCCCTCCCGCTTATTTTGTGGCATTGTGTGGGTCTCTATTATATTGTAAGATGTTATGTGTAATTATGCTTACCCCTTACATATATGCTTGTGTATCTGCCtttacttacacacacaaattatatataatatatatatatataattatataattatattaataactataatatataaatatatttaacaatatatatttatatattttaagcaATTATGACTATTAgtattattactaatactattattatattttaagtaaGTATGACTTAGTATGAATGGCTAGATGTAACAATCCAAGTAAATCTTGCATGTAAATAATCTATACTATATCCTAATATTGGGCTATagttttattatgaatattgtTCTTTTCTAGCATCTTTGTGCTCAGATATCTTTTCCTTTAGAGTAGATTTTTGCAAAGCATCTTTTAAAAGATGCCCTTCTACCTGAGCCTGTGTGGTGTAGCTGCCGTTGTGCAGCTCCAGGAAGAGCTCTCCAGTCCAAGTGCAAAGCAGAGCGGAGTCGGCCTGAAGCTGAGAGAAAAGCTTGTCTGGAGTAGAAGTCTGGACcctgagaaacacacaagaatTAGACATGGAAGTGGCCAATGACGTCATTGGCTACAcctttgttatttattctgagtAAAACATGAGAGTACCAGATTATAATAAACAAGCTTGGAGACAAACTCCACAGTGCAGGAAAAGAGAACATAAACTCATGACTAATTTACTTCTGGGACGTATTTCTGCCTCATTTTGGTCATGGTTTTTGTTACTGACGAGTGTTTTAAGTGTGGGACAGGAACTGACTTGGGAAGTCCATCTGTGTCCTGGACCCGCCTGCAATCTGTCAAGCATCAGCTGTGTGGGGCCGCCGCCTCCATCGCCAAACCAAACAACACTGCACTGTGGTTCGCTCTTCCTTTGTCTTTGTTattctttactgtttttatCAGCTGTGGGCAGAAATGTAAGCGTTGTGAGGATTGTAAATATTCTTGTCACAGATCAACATTCACCATGTTATGTGTACCAAACACTCACTTCTTCGACCTTGCCCTTCATTTTCATAGGAGTTTCCTGGTGGGGAAGTGGGTTAAAACCCTGGAGCCATCCAGACCTTCCcagaaaaatgtgttgttgCTTTAGGAAAGAGAAGTCAAAACTTAACAATCCAAtgtttgtgattttaaaaatCAGTGGACCAGTTCAACTTACAGAAAGGTGTTGAACAGGTTCCAGCTGAGCTTCTGTGTCAAGGAAATTGGAAATGCGGAGCCCTGCATTATCTGAGGAAGCTGGGCAGAGTAGCCAAACGTGTCGGGAAGCCAGAACTAAAGAGAACGAGAAAAGATCATTATAATATGCATATCTGATAAAATGGGAAATGgccacaatgtgtttttaatgattttttagGAATCCCTACCTCTTTGCAATGGATCCCAAACTCGTGGTTAAAGAAGCGTTGGCCTTCTAGGAACTGCCGAACCATGGACTCACCTGAGGGCAGATTGCCATCCTGACAGGCAAACATGTCATTTGTAAATCTTAACTTAGAATATGatgtacataaaaaaaagtgcaaagtgGCAGCAGCACCTTTCATATAGTTAAATTCATAAGATACatgaaatgtgatttatttgcaAGATCAGGTTCACCATTTCCACCCATGTTCCTCCAACCGGAATGAATTGGCCTTTCTTAACGTAATGCTGAATCTGGGAGAAGAGTCCCGGGTACCAGCTCTTTACCCACTGGAACTGCCTGGGCCTGaacaaaaagcaaagaaaaggtCAAAACTGAGGAGGACTACTCATATTTGTAAAACCGTAATGGCTCATAATAAACTGTGTTAGTGGGGAAATACCTGAGAGCACGTAAAAACAAAGTCCGAGTTCTTCTCCATCAAACGGATCACTGTCACCCAGCTTCGGCCACATTTGCGAATGGTCTCTTCGTAGGGCCACAGCCAAGCTGgagagacagaaatatagaaatatgaGCCAATTTGGCAACAATATTGGAAGATTGTATGTGTAACATTAGTTTCTACTTCAGAAGTATCCTGTTTAGTATGTTTTTTAGTATCGCTTTGCTACCACAGTATAAAAACTGCTTTTCTAAAAAACGTTTTCCTCTTTCAACAAAAAAGGCTAAACACGAGATttagaaaattaaaaagtagAACACTGGCAAAATTCTCATTTAAATCTGTAAATATTGAATCACTATTGGTAAATGTAATTACAAATCTGACCAGGCATACAACGCCAGGTTTTCTTAACCGTTTTCCATTCACAAAAGAACACATGTTAGACATTAGACTGAGACCTGAGTCTATGTGACAGTGGCCCATCACATGAGCAGTGTGCTGGCTGTCCCCGTTCCGCTGGCTTAAGAAGGTGTGGGCCAGACTGTGAGCTTTGGAGAAAGAGCTGGGGTCAGAGGGGTCGCAGACGTTCACCATCTCATTTACAGTGAAGAGTGCCTGGTAGCCTCGTTGCTCTCCCTCTCCGAGTTCCtgtgaaggaagaaaaaaggtgaGTGTCATTAAACTTCAACTAAAGTAAACCAACGTGTAATGTTTTGTGTGACTTCACCTTTACGATGTCAATCAGCATCTCAAAATCAGTCAGCAGCTCCCGTACATCGCGGTTAAATACCACCAGCTCAGCCTTCTGTACAGAAAACTTCCTGTTGATCTGGGGATGCAATCATGGACCTTGACCAGCTCCAAAAAGCCCATTACAGGCCATCTCCACATAAAGGGTGACACTAAAGAACATGAGAaaatagtttatatttatataatttatagtAATAAATTTGGTGACAGAAGCAAGGATGAACCCCTGTTTAAGTAACTGACCTGTGTGGCTCCTCGTCTCTCAGACAGTCTGACAGGATGTAACTCGTCTTCTCGCCCTCTTTGGTCAGGCCCTACACATGTCACAATGAAATATACTCATTTGTTTGCATAGGATTTTGGCACTTTAATCTAGCCTGACTGCTACGTTACCTGAACTGGCTGTTCATCTCTCCAAACCATTGCTTCGCCATCGCTTTCCCACAGAAGATGaacctcttttcctctccaggACTCTGGGATTGTCAGGGTCACTTTAAACCAGCAAGTCCACCACCTTCAGCAATGCACCAAGCTTGGTTCAATGCCAAGATCAGGGGGAATACAAAGATGTGTGGGTGCTAAAAAGATAACAATTCTACTTACGTGGGTCCAAAGGTATCACCAACTGTATAAGGAGCAAATGTCTGCTGTAAGGCCTCTGTGAATGTGATCCGTTTTGAAgacaaggaggaggtgagggactCCAGTGGGCAGGAGCCTCCATGCAGTCtgcaaaataattataaaacagTTTTTGGAGAGCCCATAGTCACAATGTGCAGTATGTATGATGAGGTTATTATatggacattatatgaaataatattataataacatatgcagttacactactgtactgtttttaattgaaagttaAAAATCAAATTGCAGAAAATTATTGCTGAGAAATGGGTCTCTCGTCGTGCTTTTTGTGCCGTACAAGCCTCTGTaccgtaacaccatgaatagaggtgcattacatttcaagcggcGGCTCACATGACCGATTACAGTGATTAGCACTGTG
Above is a genomic segment from Cyclopterus lumpus isolate fCycLum1 chromosome 6, fCycLum1.pri, whole genome shotgun sequence containing:
- the neil1 gene encoding endonuclease 8-like 1 isoform X1, whose product is MPLYSLQNSSICVNKMPEGPELHLASLYVNAMCAGVVFTGPVTKSEVSKSPDVPFTCEAYRISATSRGKEVKLTLTPMKSDDSKNRVKPGQADQPMEIVFRFGMSGYFRFATEDELPKHAHLRFHSKEKPCRVLSFVDTRRFGSWQPNGTWQPDRGPCIMFEYESFREKIVSHLSDRAFDRPICEALLNQKYFNGIGNYLRAEILFRLNIPPFVPARTILEGLKSEDVFENKKAVNNEIIDTKTSDGSKQKQVEGEPGDLLRLCHTVPLEVVNLGGKGYDPQKADYSDFRAWLQCYFVDGMQSIRDHNGRTMWFKGDPGPMRPKDSKAPKAKKRAEKEDDHDYTEKKKAVRSRSVNASKKKNAIKRETVTNTPKKEKDAPSNETVSKRRREVNTPQQERGETARRKKNSSAEPTTVVLVAGPQRRSERVTRQNSTHK
- the commd4 gene encoding COMM domain-containing protein 4, producing MRFRFCGDLDCPDWVLAEISTLAKISSVKMKLLCAQVLKDLLGDGIDYDKVTKLTADAKFESGDIKASVAVLSFIFSSAAKHDVDSESLSSELQQLGLPKEHTTGLCKSYEDKHSALQGKLRETSLRLGRLEAVSWRVDYTLSSSELREVNEPMIQLKLQTHGAESASTETTVVSVSADKLRVLLAELKQAQTRMNALQ
- the man2c1 gene encoding LOW QUALITY PROTEIN: alpha-mannosidase 2C1 (The sequence of the model RefSeq protein was modified relative to this genomic sequence to represent the inferred CDS: inserted 3 bases in 3 codons; deleted 4 bases in 4 codons; substituted 1 base at 1 genomic stop codon), with the protein product MMYHQPVLKNQAHSLRREQRNLSPDIYFTDCNLRGRLHGGSCPLESLTSSLSSKRITFTEALQQTFAPYTVGDTFGPTWWTCWFKVTLTIPESWRGKEVHLLWESDGEAMVWRDEQPVQGLTKEGEKTSYILSDCLRDEEPHSVTLYVEMACNGLFGAGQGPXLHPQINRKFSVQKAELVVFNRDVRELLTDFEMLIDIVKELGEGEQRGYQALFTVNEMVNVCDPSDPSSFSKAHSLAHTFLSQRNGDSQHTAHVMGHCHIDSAWLWPYEETIRKCGRSWVTVIRLMEKNSDFVFTCSQARQFQWVKSWYPGLFSQIQHYVKKGQFIPVGGTWVEMDGNLPSGESMVRQFLEGQRFFNHEFGIHCKEFWLPDTFGYSAQLPQIMQGSAFPISLTQKLSWNLFNTFLNNTFFWEGLDGSRVLTHFPPGNSYEMKGKVEELIKTVKNNKDKGRANHSAVLFXFGDGGGGPTQLMLDRLRRVQDTDGLPKVQTSTPDKLFSQLQADSALLCTWTGELFLELHNGSYTTQAQIKRGNRQCEALLHDIEIASSLALCRNRTFQYPVEKLQELWRLLLLNQFHDVIPXSCIEMVVEDALRYYEECRAVYQISARNGAALLHDALGALGSKGNSTGVFNSLPWXRHEVIQSPAGADRLVLVRVPSLGLSPVEDTQPVAAVSVTSQADGTILMENGILQTVVNKDGTLASLYLINANREAISDSCHGNQFIMFDDVPLYWDAWDVMDYHLQTRSVLEVVQPPRVVSSGGLRGSVSFTLRISDKSTITQEIVMDAMCPYIKFNTEVKWAESHKFLKVEFPVRVHSPNATYEIQFGHLQRPTHRNTSWDWARFEVWGHKWADLSEHSFGVALLNDCKYGYSVHKNTMTLSLLRAPKAPDVNADMGTHHFTYAVMPHAGSFQDASVIQCAYNLNFPLRSIQCSADTEPWSAFSVNSAAVILETIKQAEDRKGSLVVRLYESHGSSVTATLCATLPVREAWHCDFLERQDLTRPAHITSEGITLNFSPFQIVSLLLIL
- the neil1 gene encoding endonuclease 8-like 1 isoform X2, yielding MPEGPELHLASLYVNAMCAGVVFTGPVTKSEVSKSPDVPFTCEAYRISATSRGKEVKLTLTPMKSDDSKNRVKPGQADQPMEIVFRFGMSGYFRFATEDELPKHAHLRFHSKEKPCRVLSFVDTRRFGSWQPNGTWQPDRGPCIMFEYESFREKIVSHLSDRAFDRPICEALLNQKYFNGIGNYLRAEILFRLNIPPFVPARTILEGLKSEDVFENKKAVNNEIIDTKTSDGSKQKQVEGEPGDLLRLCHTVPLEVVNLGGKGYDPQKADYSDFRAWLQCYFVDGMQSIRDHNGRTMWFKGDPGPMRPKDSKAPKAKKRAEKEDDHDYTEKKKAVRSRSVNASKKKNAIKRETVTNTPKKEKDAPSNETVSKRRREVNTPQQERGETARRKKNSSAEPTTVVLVAGPQRRSERVTRQNSTHK
- the neil1 gene encoding endonuclease 8-like 1 isoform X3; the protein is MPLYSLQNSSICVNKMPEGPELHLASLYVNAMCAGVVFTGPVTKSEVSKSPDVPFTCEAYRISATSRGKEVKLTLTPMKSDDSKNRVKPGQADQPMEIVFRFGMSGYFRFATEDELPKHAHLRFHSKEKPCRVLSFVDTRRFGSWQPNGTWQPDRGPCIMFEYESFREKIVSHLSDRAFDRPICEALLNQKYFNGIGNYLRAEILFRLNIPPFVPARTILEGLKSEDVFENKKAVNNEIIDTKTSDGSKQKQVEGEPGDLLRLCHTVPLEVVNLGGKGYDPQKADYSDFRAWLQCYFVDGMQSIRDHNGRTMWFKGDPGPMRPKDSKAPKAKKRAEKEDDHDYTEKKKAVRSRSVNASKKKNAIKRETVTNTPKKEKDAPSNETVSKRRREVNTPQQERGETARRKKNSSAEPTTGPQRRSERVTRQNSTHK
- the neil1 gene encoding endonuclease 8-like 1 isoform X4, coding for MPEGPELHLASLYVNAMCAGVVFTGPVTKSEVSKSPDVPFTCEAYRISATSRGKEVKLTLTPMKSDDSKNRVKPGQADQPMEIVFRFGMSGYFRFATEDELPKHAHLRFHSKEKPCRVLSFVDTRRFGSWQPNGTWQPDRGPCIMFEYESFREKIVSHLSDRAFDRPICEALLNQKYFNGIGNYLRAEILFRLNIPPFVPARTILEGLKSEDVFENKKAVNNEIIDTKTSDGSKQKQVEGEPGDLLRLCHTVPLEVVNLGGKGYDPQKADYSDFRAWLQCYFVDGMQSIRDHNGRTMWFKGDPGPMRPKDSKAPKAKKRAEKEDDHDYTEKKKAVRSRSVNASKKKNAIKRETVTNTPKKEKDAPSNETVSKRRREVNTPQQERGETARRKKNSSAEPTTGPQRRSERVTRQNSTHK